From Gossypium raimondii isolate GPD5lz chromosome 11, ASM2569854v1, whole genome shotgun sequence:
CCACTCCTTGTTTTTACTAGGAAACAAGTAGAAGCTAAAGCTGCAAAGAACATGGTTGACTAGCAGGGATGTCAGTTGACTATTACCGAACAAGGAACCCACCTCCCCATCCCAAAAGGGTGaggatttttattattattgacaAAAAAGGGGGAGGATATTGACGAAACAAGGTCACCATTCCTAACGTACTGACCAAGGTAGGAATGGGAGGAAAGGGGTGCAATTTCCTTGCCCATGTATGGCCTTCTGTCATTCCCACTCATTAGGAccatatttgataaaatatcaGTTACAAATAGCTGCCTCCTTTCAATTTATTAACCATCAAATAAAGGAAGGCATCCACAATTGATCCATCCTCTTCCCTGTATCTCTTCACAACCAGAGAGTCCTGATCTAATTTTGTAAGATGATTTGAAGATGCATCTTGCAACTCCAGTGACTTTTGACTAAAATGGGCGATGTCAGATATCTAAGTAAAACATGGATTGAAATATCATGGATGTTTCTGACATTAGGAGAGTCACTATATACAAAAATGCATCAAGGAAAACAGACAAATACCACTAAGCgaattaagataaaattgaaattttgtaacttacTGTTGATGCAAACGCTTCTACATACTCAAGAAACAGATTTGTTGCTTCTGTATATCGACCATAATCAACGTATAGTCGAAACAAGGATGCTGAACTTGGCTCCGGACCAGTCATTCCCCAAGGCCTTTCCCTCTGATTTTCCTAATCAAATCCGACAGAATGTGATAAGCAAAAGTTTAAGAATAAGCAAACATTAATCCAGACAATATTAAAAACAGTTTGTAGGCAGATCAACTACATTCATTTAAAGAAAGTTATCTTGAATTCAACTGGTACAAATGGTTGCTGACGGTAAACTTTCAAACCCATTTTggggttttttcttttcattcctttttttCCCTACTTGGTCTTTTGTATTTCTCCTACCAGACCATTTATACAATCTCAAggaaaacaaatagaaaacgaTTATCCCAGGAATATTTGGTTGCTTGGATATGGCTTTCACAAGAATGAATTTACTAGCTTGATGAACTTTCATGTGAAGCAATTATATATCAACTTACAGCCttgtcctttttctttccttttcatacCTGTGTATTATTGTGTTATCTTAATAGACCCAATATAGGCCATGCATACGGTTTTTGCCTGAATATTATATCATACTATCTCACATCTTAGAAATGATATTGTTTCTTGACAAGAAAATAGATGAATACTGAGAGTCAAAGAAACATAGCAGAGACCACTATACAAAACTAGCAACATGCAACTTCTGCCGTTCACAGCTTCTTGTATCAAGAGAGCAACTGATTTTGAAGATTCATCTTCTGCGTAGAAGTATTACCTTGAACATTTTAACCAGCCATAAAGGCAATTCAATGTGAGGATCAGTACGAAGAAGTGTTTCAGCAACTATTACTGGCAATCTAGAATGAAAGTTTTTGTACTTCTCCTGCAATGCATAAACATCTCAGATGTGTTAGATGGAAAAAGAGGctaagaaaaggaaaacaaaaagggcaacaaggataaaattttaaggttgcTTTTGAGTTCTTTATTCTTTCAATGGTCAGTTCAGAAAACCTGACACAAGTAATTACTACTCCACATCTTTAAACCTTATCACAATTCAAAATTACTCAGGAATTTTACCCCAAGAAAAGGAAATTAGTTGTGACCCCTTGCGTGTCGACACAATTATGACATGAAACACGAATACATAAAACCCATACACATTTAAATGTCATTTGTGTGTCATGTCAAAAGTCGCTAGGACTACTGATAACCAACCTCAACCTCTAGCACATgcactaaaaagaaaaacaattttgaaaaattgttacATGAGAAACCAGCATCGCTTTTAGCATCATTTTTATCCTGGGTTAAACCATAATTTCTGATGTTAGGCCCCCAATCTGAAAACCTTGATGccaattttcctttctttcatattatctttaattaaaactaagtatgaTTTGCTTGTATTCAATGGAAAAAATCAAGTGCTGCATTgcaataaaaaacaattaatgtGTTTGAATAACTAAAAACTAAATCTGTACTTTTTGAACAAAAAGCATGATTATATAGAATAATCATGTTAGATTGGGATTgtatttattcatttcttttagtatggttttactttttactatttGCATTTGCCTTTTagcaatattttattaaggtgaCAAAAAGCAAGTAGCAAAAGAAACAAGCAAAATACGACAAATTTCAGAACTAgacaaaataaacaatatagaAGCAGGCAGAAGATACGAACAAGATAGTGCTCAAGAGTTTCCCAGTGACAATTCGCCTTAGTTTGTTCACTGGTGAGCTCCATACCAGGTGAACCGTGAACAACCACTTCATCCTTGGATGAAGTCAATAATAGACTCTGCGATCTAAATTCAATCAAAAAGGTAAAGCCACATTATGTAATGAAGATTAATTGCTTCATAGGCAAATCAAAAGAAGGAAAATGTGAAACATATGACGTGGAAAGGACAACTGATTTTACCTAGTCCAAGACGAGCTAACCGTACTAGGGCAGCACTTCAATGCAATAGCAGAGAAGATCTTTTCCAGTTCCCTGACCAAAAAGAACCATCAAGTAAAGGTCAACAGACATACCAGAAGCACATATTACCACCAGGAGAAACAATGAAGCAGCAGAAGGGTAAATATTTCCACCTCTTCAGTTCTGAATCCTtccagaattttaaaataacgcTGAAGGCCGTGTCATATAAATTAGTTAGGACTAGAAGCTCAACCAGATCTGATGGGGCTTTTCCGATCCCTGGAAAGCaattaaaagtttaagaaatCATCCAAAAAGAAGTGACTATTAGAAGTCCATAATAAAAGCTCCACTCAACTAAACATTGAGATGGAGAATCCagttttttcacttttctttcaAACAAAAACCATTTATTAATATCATAAGCATAGTACACCATCTGTATACAAGAGCATACacctaaaattgaaataagaatgagaaaacaaaaccatctcaaaacccaaattaatggaggaaaaaatataatgaacttctcaatttgcataaaaatattaaaaacaataatagcAGCCTTATCCGTTCATACCTTACCAGGCCGTTCTCTACAAACTATACTAAGCTAAATCATCCAAGAACTCCTTTTCTTCAAAAGTGCCTTTCCAAGCATGTAGAAAAGCAACAATTATACGGTGTACCCCAAATTATCCAAGCCAATTTAAATGCAGAGCAACTAGAACCTTCCAAGCTataagactaaattttaaatactgcCCACTAGTGCTAATGTTCTTAGACGAGCAATAACTTGCTCTGCTTTAAAATGATACACAAAAGGTTGTACCTCAAGCTAGTGTCCAAACAACCGAGCTGACTTTCATGGCTCTTTCATCTTTCAAATACTCCCCCAAAGAAATCAAACAATTCCACAAACAGAGAACCTCTCAGAATACCAAACACCTGAAACTCTTATCGGTCAACCATCAACAAATCTTATCATTACTAAACCCACACATCTTTACAGAAATATGTCACATCCATAACAGAAACAACTGATATACAAGCCACCCATTTGAGTACATTTATTAGAcctttaaaaaggaaaaaggcaTAAGGTGAAGCATGTCACAACATTTACATAAGCCTAAAACTACTAAGCCACAAGTTTTGGAGGAGTTCAGATTGGGGGGAAGGGAGGGAAAGAAAAGAGTGAACCCTTTCCCTTGCTCGGTAatcaatgaaataaaaggaaggAAAAGGAAGAGTCCTGCCATTTCCCATCGAAAGCCAGAGGGAAGGTGAGggaaggaaaagagaaaaggttATATACTGAAATTCTTGCTTTCATGGCAACAAGAACCTTTTTGTGTCTAAAGTTGAATTGTGTTCCTGATTGAAACTTACAATATAAGAACCAAAAGttataagtaaaataacaataCATGGGCCATCACATGGTGCACGTAAGGGGGTTCTCAACATGTAAAAGGAAAAAGCATATAGAAGCTTCAAGTCCATGTACAagggatgaaaatgaaaatggttttGCTGGGTTGATGTGGGAAAAGGAGGAAATGTGATGACATAGTGGGACATGTATAGACAACAGGACATGTTACAAAATTTTTCTCTTATATCTTTGTGAAATATGTATATTGCGTTTATTACTTAAAATGCTGCCAACAAAGTAAATGTTACATTTGGATTTTAGTGTttgagataaaaatattttagctttCTAATATATTAAGAACTAAACATCGTACTCTGTGTACCAAATATATCTATcgtttacattattattttgctaAGAAGGTATAACTAGAAAATTTTCTCATTCTccttctttcctttcctttccattccataaccaaacaattgattttgATAATCCTAccaatttcctttttcttattcatttaaaacaagGAAAGAAACGAACCCTTATTTTCGTTTACTCACGTAACTccaaaaaagtgagaaaaaaaacccaaaaaataaatgaCTTAAAAAATGTACAAAACTAATAACTCAACAGCTAAAagtagaaaatttatttttcttttaaaatgaaaagaaaaaataaagtagCTCATGAGATCTTCCAACCTGGAAGAATAATTTACTCAAGCAATTTAGCCCATGAGAATTCTGAACATGAAAGACTAATTTTCTGAAACCGAGtcaaatggaaatggaaaacaACTTGTTTGCCCTTAATAGTTTGTATACTGAAACTAGGATAGCATCAAAAGCATAAACTATTCAGCTTTGAATGTCTTATTCAGGAAAGGCACCCTATATAAGacactaaaaaaaattagtctGATTAGATTTCTGTTTTGACTGTGCCACTTCAGAATACACGAGTGATTGGAGGGCAAGGGTAAAATATAacaatctaaaataattaagataGGTAAAACTACATAAAGAAACACAATATTTCTTAGTTCCAACATTAGAGTTGCTTGACTGCTTGATTGCTTGACCATAactaagaagaaagaaaacctCCGCCTCACTATGAGGGTTCCTTAGGAAATCAAACCTAAGATTGATTGCATCACACTTAAAAATAGCAACAATACTAAGAATTCTCGTCATAATCTGTCCACAAAAGAAAGAGTACATGGATAACTATCTAGGCTACTATCAACCCTAATCCTAAAGAACTATTCTAAGTATTCCAAGTAGGACTTTAAAGGAAATACTTAAGACTCCAAGAGTTAACAATCTTGGCACTCGAAACAAACCCTAAGGGAGCATTTCAGTTGGATATTGTTTGATTAACTTTGGTAATACGATTACCCCTATTTAGATTACTTAGCAAATTACTGGTTATGTCAAATTCTCttgtttggttgaattggtTGGAGTTAAACCTGTTCAAGGGCTGGGCCAGGCTACCTGTCCAAACCCGAAAACCTGCTCAAAATTTGGGAGGGTCAGGGCAAAAATATTTGGACTGAAAAATGGGGTTGGGCAAGAAAACTAGGcacatttaaaaaatgagcCAAGCTCAAGCTCAAACATTCAAGGCCTAAGCCCGGCCCTACCCATTTTTTCTaatataacacataaaaattaaatctataataatatacaataccataatgtaaacattaaaaaaaggttaagttgcctatatataaatttttcataaatgaaaatatatataaaattattaaatgataaattaaaaataatataatttttttcaaaaaagattttaaaaaaatatgtacagGCTAAAATGAGCTTGGGTTAGCCATCTACAAATATAGACaagcttgggcaaaattttaaacttggcTTGAGCAAGCATAAAGtgtgttaatatcatgcttaaaccaaaaccaaaccCGGCCaagcccatgaacacctctcgCTGGAGTGCGATCTTGCTTATTTACACCTATATCTTAATTATTTACAGAGTTGGTAGTCAACAACAAccataaaatgataattaaacgtCACAAGCATTAATAAATGAAGTACtctcagaaaaagaaaaagaaaattaccagAATATGTCCACTTTATGTTTGCCAGTGAAAGCTGATATTCTGCTGATGTTAGCACAATCTCATATTCAAGTTTCTCAATATCAATGCAAAATTGCAGCCTCTGAGATGGCACATCATTAACAGCTGCAGAAGAAAGGAGATATTAATAAGGTCAGCGTCATCAAGACCACAAAGTGCACTCCAGGTGCAAAAAAAGCACTAGCCTGACTGAAGTGAAGCGTAATATATGTATGTAGTTTTTGCAAGTCTgactatatataatatataaagcttaaaatatataGTAAACTCTGAAGTATGGTCTAGTTTTATCTACAGAACATGCAATGTTTTTATTGATCAATAGGCATGATTTCCTTATAGTCCATGTCTGTTGCTGAATGCTCAAATATGGAGAAGTACATGGTTTGACATGATCTCTTTCATACTAGTAAAGATATATGAAATgagaaacatgaaaaataaaagaaattaaagggAACTTCAATCAGGTGGGAATTTTTTATGCCTATCGCGATACATAAAAGCACGCCAaggcacacacccgtgtgcctaATCAAAAGGGCCTTGCTTGGAAGTGTCTGAGGCATTTTTGTTGAATAATACTAAGGCACAAGGCACACACCTTGACAACACTGAATAAGGTCACGCATAGATTTGAAACTGATTGGAGAACTGAGCACATACATAGACATAATCAAACTATCGAATAGGTTCATTTTTCCTATGATGATAAGATTAAGAGCATGCTTCTTCTGATGACAACAAAATGAGAATATCACAGAATAATAAAGCTCTTTGTAGATGTAATAATTACACTGTTCTTTCACTCTTGTTTTAGCCTTTTTATGTGGGTAATGCTCATTCCGAAGAGAATATCCCTCAGGCAGGGGATCAATCCAAGCATAAGCAGGATGGACAAGCTGCAGGGCATTAACAGCAGCAGAGAGTGCATTCAGCCTCTCCTGCAGTGTAATTGACATATGCTGCTGATCTTTCTGAACTGTATCAGTTCGTAATCGAGCAGAATATAGATACATGTAACTAGCTGCCTTTCGCCAATTATGCCTGTGAATTTCAAATGCATAAAGCAATTTGTATGGATTTGGCTTTGCCAAGATATCCGTACGCTCCGCCTACAAATTACAGCATAAAAGGATGCCTAAGAGATCAGTCtgcaagaaaataaaagcaagaAGCAGCCGTAAAGATAACACCTCCTAGAAAGTATTACATACCTTCCATGCAAGTTCTCGCTCAACCTTGTCTGCTAAACCAATTAAGGGCAATTGACCATTGCAGAGTATCTGCTATGAAAAAGGAGAACAAGTTCCCAATAAGTAACATGTCAACTGATTTATTACCCACAGGCACAGaataaaaatgaccaaataaatAATACAGCAAGCACTGCAAGAATTAAGTATGGTAAATGAAGATGCCGATCCGTGATGCAGAGCAAGCAAAATGGTAAAAACAGCAAGAAGGAAAGTTGCAATTCCCTACAGAAATTTACATCCTTTACAGCTGATAACTATCATGAATCCTTTCCTTAATTTCTATTTCGCTTCAACACCtttattttcaaacaaaaagaaatgtcAATTCTTGCTTTACTAaattcttttatgatttttgttcTTAGGATGCTGTCAATGGCATCGAAACTACTCATCAAGCATTGTGCTTTACTTGAGCTTGTAAGTAACCACATGCAAGCCATGACAAACTATGCATGACACTGAACCGAGGCAGAATAACTGGAACAAACAAAAAGTGGGATATATAAAAGAACCTTTATTGCTCCACATTCATAAAGAACAATAACAAAGCGCCTTAAGCAGATGTACTTGCTCTCTTCATCTGGATTTGAAATTATTGCACAGTATGCATCATTCAGAAGATTAAGATCTAAAGTAAACTTGAAAACATTTGCCCAAAGACGTCCTTTGATGGTAGTAGTGGATTCATTAGATGAATCTGTCTCAAAGCCATCACCTCCAAGGCCAAGATCATCAACTTGCTCCAGTGCAGCAAGAGCAAATTGGCAAGCACCCTCGCTAATGTTATATTGCTCAAATAACTGCATTACCCATTGATAGTAATGAAGCTTCCATGCAGCAGATACATGACCATCTGAaccagaaaattttaaaatcatctaTTTGCGCAAGAAATTAAATTGTCCAGCATTTTTCTAGGAAACAACAATATTCTACAGATGAACTTACTAAAACCAAGATATAGCAACCCTGCTTCATCAGACAAACTCTGCAAGGCCTGTGAAGCTCCTTCTCCTGATGCAGCTCTGCATAGAACAAAGCAGTGCCAACTCAGTTGAGACATAAATAAAATGACCAAGTCTTAACAAACGTGGAAAAGCCTGTAAAAGACAATTTTGAATACTCAAAGCAAATCCAAACAAGCTCCAACTCCTGTTTACATTGTTAActataaatattcatcaatgataGGACTTATTTTGGAGATAAGAAAGACTTGTATTGCACTGCATTACTTTCATAGGAGAAATTTACTtctaatataatagaaattaatttaaaaggatGAAAGGTATAACTTATCATCACCCTTTGGTAAAGGTGTGGTATTTATATCAATTGCtatagttaataaaattttcaattctaagAATATTGAAATACTTGTAAGTTAATATTATAGAATTTCAACTTTTTATACTTCAAGGCTAAAAAGTATaggaagttaaaatatttataaaatggaATTAAGAGGAAAATAGGTTCAAAATCAGAAAGATGAAGTAGCATTAAAATGGAGGACCAGGATATGACTAAATTACTAATTACCTGAAGAAACAGCTAACAGCTTCACCGACTTTCCTTCCTTTCAGAACTCCATGTAACCCACGCTGAGTTTGAGCAACAAGACAGCATCCAAGGAGATGTTGAAGTAAGCACCAATCACCACTAGTATCTTGAATACTTCTGAATATCCTCTCCCTTCTTGCATTGGCCTCAAAAATAGCAAGTAGGTACTTTGACAGGGTAAAAATTTTGGCCCCCCAAAAAACAAGGCAGGATATGAATTTTAGATAAACTCTCAgatactatatattttaatgtaaaaagtCACAATCGTGAGAAATGAATGACAAACCTCAACAGCATCATATTGGCCATTCCTAAGAAGGATAATTGCTAATTCAGTTGAGCGCCtcaagaaggaagaagaaacttcCCCAGTATTTCCCCATACTATCCAGCTAGCAAACTTCTGCACTGAGGTAATAATTTCATGTGGATTAAGGAGGCATCCCAAAGAAAGATGTCTCTCATATCCAGAGGAACTTTGATTATTTAGTAGAAGTAAAGAGGCTAATGTGAAATCACATTTCCCAAGTTTCTCCCTCCATGATCTTTTATTGATCTTATTATCTGAAACATTGACAAGAACAGAAACCAATCAAGCCAACCAGTAAGTAATAACAAATTCCTCTCTCCATACCATAGTATGTAACAGTTCCGATTAGCTAAAGCAAATAAGCAGAAACCATAAGAAACTTACCAATCTGCAGCAATGAAAGTTGAGAACTGAAATCTTCAATTGCAGGTGATTCTGATGGTGTTGTGCAGAAAACAAGAATGATAAGCCACTCagaaataatttcttcaatcATCGGAACCAAGTCAACTTGTATTCTAGTTATGTCATCATGCACCATGTTAATctgtattaaaaaaaactttaacatATCTAAAACTCAacagatttcaaaaaaaataataataataaaattcatattctGCGTAAAGAGACAACAAgataaatgtataaatatgcACACAAAGTCAAGAATCTGACTTGAGTACTTATATTTTGGGCAAGTTGCAAATAACGGTTTTCACTTgtaaaagggaaagaaaatatGTCAAACAAAGAAGACTAAATAAACAACTCAACTCATTTTGCACATAATATAAACCAAAGGATTAGTTTAAGAAGGTGATATTTTAACATGAGAAAAATATTGATATAGATATAATGCTTCCAAAAGTCAGACTTGGTAGCGGTAAATTCCTCTTAAAGGGTGCCTAAACTATCAAGAGTACACAAtgttaacatataaatatataatctactACTAACTGTTAAGAAAGGAGACAGTTCAAAACAAGAATGATATCTTCATAGAAATACTGTACTCAAATCTCACAAATGCTTGTGCTTACTGTCCTCTCAAAAGTTGACTGAAGTCAAAACTAGGAAGCATATACAATGtcctttttaataagttttattcACCGCTATCAGTAAAAACCACCAAAATTTGGTATGAAGAAAGGCTTGACCTATTTACTACTATTCTTTTCCTTATCCTACATGAATGACGCACAAGATGATAAAAGTTGTATTAAATAATGGAAGGAAAAGTACTGGAAGGGACCCGACCATTTTGAGTATCAAAATTTGGTATCAAAGGCTTTATCATTTATCTTGGGCCCAGATAGCCCAAGGCCCATAAGCCATTATTCTTAAGATTTAACTTCAAGAACCCTACATTTTTTTCCATAACTTGTCCCCCTTTGTGCATCACCTTTCCAGTTCTGCAATTTTCATCCACTACAACATCTTTCCACAGCTGCAATTTACTCTCACTTTCCAGCAACGCCTCATTCCACTAATCCTTCTCATTCTCCCCCTTCTTTCTTTGTATGTCTTCCCATTattatcttctttctttttgaatttgCAATATCAGACTTCTCTCTGTTATCTTTTTCTCGCTCTTTTTAGATTTCCAGCATATAGGCTACCCAATGCAAGCGCAATTTAGGAAAACACTAATGAAACTAATACCAAACAAACCTCTGCTACCAAGTTGGTGGCATTGTTTACCTGCGTCAGGCACAGATCCCATATCATGTCCATGTCCAGGATCGTGTCATTTGACACAATACTGAGCAACATAGGTCAATATAAACTTTAACATGATCACATATAACCATGTCACGACTCAGAATTCCCCTAATACCAGATTTTCCCCTTCAAAAGATGCATAATTTGGTAAATTCCCTTCGCTATGGAACTATGACCAAGTCTGACACAAACATAGAAAAGCATGGAcatttatccaatttattttctttcataacAAATTAATATAGAATCAAGTATAACAAGGAATAACTCACCTGCCCACCAATGCTCATCAGATAGCTTACAAAAAGAAGGATGTCCAATGCATACTCAAACATCACCTTTGCAATCTGGCAGGAAGCCTGAACCAAGATGGAATTGTTGAGACAAGATAATGTTTCAGCACCTGAATTCTGTGTAAATTTTTTAGGGACAAGAAATTGTAGATAACTCTCTATGACATCCAAGATTTTTCTCCATGAGGCAGCTTTTTTGCAAAGATCATGAAGAGATAAAAGCATGTCAACAGAGAAttttcttagatttttatgatCTCTCTGTTCCCTCTCCAAAGCAACATCAGATCCAAGACCAGATAAATAGCCTGCTCTTGTTGATGGACCATATCCAGCTCCTAAAATCTTCAGCAAGCGaggaataatctcttcagatGAGATACTCTGTCTTCCAACAAATGATTCATAAAAGACAAAAGAAGCAGTTTTTCCCAACTGTTGGCTGATGTTTACGACACATCTGAGAACTTCAAAAAGAATCTCGCGATCAGAGTTGTCATTAAATAAATCCAATCCAAAGCTAGCAAGATCACCAAGATCTTCTGACAGCCCTAGCAGAATACAAAAACAAGAGCGTATGTATTTAAACAGTTAAAATAAGTCCATGCTGTGTATAAACCCAGTTCAATACTGTATTTCACAAAAAGCAAGGATCTCCATCATACCATCAGTAAGCAGCTCAGTATTTTCCAAACTACGGAACAAAGAGACAGAATGTTTTCTGATTAGACCAACAGCACCTGAGGTGGACTG
This genomic window contains:
- the LOC105761126 gene encoding nuclear pore complex protein NUP160 isoform X1, producing the protein MMVAGTEVPVIGSDSIKWIDLTIPSSINHIDNGGFAPPTADSASATYIDGDDSFYLICQIHMAQSNVLEIFKLSQEFPHNTGLRLSFSHPLSAFALVSAFPTKSHYLLYTVTISGIAYFIKLSKDLTSIFSRDELIELDARAYSNCNEPITCMAANLGCLLLGRNDGSVTCFQLGSLHQTAPGFVSELRDDSGVSLGRLWGFMSRGRGVGAVQDLIIKEILGKKVVFVLHHDGFLRAWDLLSRNKILSHAMTVPTSLEGAISTRLWLGEYNSDSSIVPLAILYKSTLEVSMEVIYVYGLCCSTGDRISLSVDSSVKNFPVDEGGCIDVKLTSDKIWILKDNGLAYHHLFNSTNMEEAYCYALQEEFIADQLFQSSEHTSDDLISIISSILSSGKDQIVPFVSSIFLRRLLHPGVYHNKVLRSTFLDYSKHWTDNEFQSLTVDGLKKEILSLVEHESMAESPISIFRGWKNFCCRYFQYWCKKNAPYALIIQSTSGAVGLIRKHSVSLFRSLENTELLTDGLSEDLGDLASFGLDLFNDNSDREILFEVLRCVVNISQQLGKTASFVFYESFVGRQSISSEEIIPRLLKILGAGYGPSTRAGYLSGLGSDVALEREQRDHKNLRKFSVDMLLSLHDLCKKAASWRKILDVIESYLQFLVPKKFTQNSGAETLSCLNNSILVQASCQIAKVMFEYALDILLFVSYLMSIGGQINMVHDDITRIQVDLVPMIEEIISEWLIILVFCTTPSESPAIEDFSSQLSLLQIDNKINKRSWREKLGKCDFTLASLLLLNNQSSSGYERHLSLGCLLNPHEIITSVQKFASWIVWGNTGEVSSSFLRRSTELAIILLRNGQYDAVEYLLAIFEANARRERIFRSIQDTSGDWCLLQHLLGCCLVAQTQRGLHGVLKGRKVGEAVSCFFRAASGEGASQALQSLSDEAGLLYLGFNGHVSAAWKLHYYQWVMQLFEQYNISEGACQFALAALEQVDDLGLGGDGFETDSSNESTTTIKGRLWANVFKFTLDLNLLNDAYCAIISNPDEESKYICLRRFVIVLYECGAIKQILCNGQLPLIGLADKVERELAWKAERTDILAKPNPYKLLYAFEIHRHNWRKAASYMYLYSARLRTDTVQKDQQHMSITLQERLNALSAAVNALQLVHPAYAWIDPLPEGYSLRNEHYPHKKAKTRVKEQSVNDVPSQRLQFCIDIEKLEYEIVLTSAEYQLSLANIKWTYSGIGKAPSDLVELLVLTNLYDTAFSVILKFWKDSELKRELEKIFSAIALKCCPSTVSSSWTRSQSLLLTSSKDEVVVHGSPGMELTSEQTKANCHWETLEHYLEKYKNFHSRLPVIVAETLLRTDPHIELPLWLVKMFKENQRERPWGMTGPEPSSASLFRLYVDYGRYTEATNLFLEYVEAFASTRPVDIINRKRSSAVWFPYNTVERLWCQLEGLIKSGHMVDQSDKLKSLLYKSLLNHLKQLKVDSVDAVSSAG
- the LOC105761126 gene encoding nuclear pore complex protein NUP160 isoform X2, which translates into the protein MMVAGTEVPVIGSDSIKWIDLTIPSSINHIDNGGFAPPTADSASATYIDGDDSFYLICQIHMAQSNVLEIFKLSQEFPHNTGLRLSFSHPLSAFALVSAFPTKSHYLLYTVTISGIAYFIKLSKDLTSIFSRDELIELDARAYSNCNEPITCMAANLGCLLLGRNDGSVTCFQLGSLHQTAPGFVSELRDDSGVSLGRLWGFMSRGRGVGAVQDLIIKEILGKKVVFVLHHDGFLRAWDLLSRNKILSHAMTVPTSLEGAISTRLWLGEYNSDSSIVPLAILYKSTLEVSMEVIYVYGLCCSTGDRISLSVDSSVKNFPVDEGGCIDVKLTSDKIWILKDNGLAYHHLFNSTNMEEAYCYALQEEFIADQLFQSSEHTSDDLISIISSILSSGKDQIVPFVSSIFLRRLLHPGVYHNKVLRSTFLDYSKHWTDNEFQSLTVDGLKKEILSLVEHESMAESPISIFRGWKNFCCRYFQYWCKKNAPYALIIQSTSGAVGLIRKHSVSLFRSLENTELLTDGLSEDLGDLASFGLDLFNDNSDREILFEVLRCVVNISQQLGKTASFVFYESFVGRQSISSEEIIPRLLKILGAGYGPSTRAGYLSGLGSDVALEREQRDHKNLRKFSVDMLLSLHDLCKKAASWRKILDVIESYLQFLVPKKFTQNSGAETLSCLNNSILVQASCQIAKVMFEYALDILLFVSYLMSIGGQINMVHDDITRIQVDLVPMIEEIISEWLIILVFCTTPSESPAIEDFSSQLSLLQIDNKINKRSWREKLGKCDFTLASLLLLNNQSSSGYERHLSLGCLLNPHEIITSVQKFASWIVWGNTGEVSSSFLRRSTELAIILLRNGQYDAVEYLLAIFEANARRERIFRSIQDTSGDWCLLQHLLGCCLVAQTQRGLHGVLKGRKVGEAVSCFFRAASGEGASQALQSLSDEAGLLYLGFNGHVSAAWKLHYYQWVMQLFEQYNISEGACQFALAALEQVDDLGLGGDGFETDSSNESTTTIKGRLWANVFKFTLDLNLLNDAYCAIISNPDEESKYICLRRFVIVLYECGAIKILCNGQLPLIGLADKVERELAWKAERTDILAKPNPYKLLYAFEIHRHNWRKAASYMYLYSARLRTDTVQKDQQHMSITLQERLNALSAAVNALQLVHPAYAWIDPLPEGYSLRNEHYPHKKAKTRVKEQSVNDVPSQRLQFCIDIEKLEYEIVLTSAEYQLSLANIKWTYSGIGKAPSDLVELLVLTNLYDTAFSVILKFWKDSELKRELEKIFSAIALKCCPSTVSSSWTRSQSLLLTSSKDEVVVHGSPGMELTSEQTKANCHWETLEHYLEKYKNFHSRLPVIVAETLLRTDPHIELPLWLVKMFKENQRERPWGMTGPEPSSASLFRLYVDYGRYTEATNLFLEYVEAFASTRPVDIINRKRSSAVWFPYNTVERLWCQLEGLIKSGHMVDQSDKLKSLLYKSLLNHLKQLKVDSVDAVSSAG